GACGGCCGACGGTACGGTCCTGTACTACCCCACCTCCCAGTCGCGCTTCGGCGCAGCATCGACCCTCGCTGCCGGGTGGGGAGGAAACACCATTGCGGGGAGCCAGGCGTTGACGGGGCAACAAGCAATCACGAGCGTGAACGACGTCGTTTCCGCCGACGCCCAGGGCATACTTTGGAACTCCGCGGCGACCGGGACAGGACAGCTGCGCGCGCCATACCCCATCGGCGTGGGGTGGAAGGGTCTCACGAGCCTTCATGTCGTCGACTGGAACCAGGACGGCATCCCGGACGTTCTGGCCCAATGGAATTCCGGAAAAATGTCGGTCTATGCCGGCGCCAAGGGCCCGGGGTTTGGCTCCCCCGTCACCGTCGGGTCCTCAGGATGGGGATCCATCCGAATTGCCGTTGGCAAGTGGGTCTCGAGCCAGCGGTATCCAGGGGTCGTGGGGATTGATGCCGCCGGTAGGCTGTTCCACTGGCCCAACCAGTCCGGCGCCACGCTTTCAACCGGACTCCAGATCGGGAGCGGTTGGGGCCCGCTGCGCATTGTCATGGTCGATTTCGATCTCGACGGCAGACAGGACCTGCTGGCCATTGATCAGGTAGGAGCCATGCGCCTGTACAGGTCAGACGGCAACGGCACGTTTATCGCAGAAACCCGTCCGCTGGTTGGTTCCGGATGGGCGGCCTTCCGCCAGTTTTCCGGGGCCACGGGTTTCGCGGGTCCGCGTGACACCGGCGTGCTGGCCCATTCCCCGGACGGTACGGTCCGCTTTTACCCGATAGCCGCACCCCGCGTCTGGGGCGCGGCCACCGTGGTGAAGCAGCCCGTGACAGGAACGACGATCGGCGGCTAGCCCGGCCAAGGCCGCCTCCGTTGGCGTGGCGGGGCTGCTCCGCCGCGCCGGCCCCCGGTGCCTGGCGAAACCGCCGGGAAGGGTAGCGCCAAATCAGCTTGCCGCCGTGTGCCTGCTGCCGGCGATTTTCGCGATTGCCGCGTCCCACACTGCAATCTGGGATTCGGCCGAAAGCGGCCGGGCAGCGGCATCGGCGGCCCGCTTCCAGGTGTTAATGGATTCCGGTGTCAGCGCCCAAAGCGTCCTGCGCAGCGACTCCGCCGAGAAGCCCTCCGTGATGGCGCCGAGCCCGTATTCCTCGACCAGGCCCACCATGGCGGGGGAAGGCCCCACGATCAGGCCGATCCGTGCCTGGACGGCTTCGAAGAACTTGTTGGGCAGGGCATTCTTCAGGTTGAAGTTGGTGGGCGGCAGGAACACCACGGAGACGTCATATTCGCTCAGCGTGGAGACCAACTGCTTGTACGGCACGGGTTCCCGGAAGCTGATGGACGGGACGCTGGCGGCCTGGGCCTTGAGCTCGGCCACGTAGTCCGGTTCATTGGGCATGACTATCATGTCGAGGGACAGCCATTCCGGGGCGTCCTTCATGGCCTCGATGAAATTCTCCAGCTTTCGGTAGCGCTGGCCGGCGGCGCTGTGAATAAGACGCACCGTCGCCCCCACCATCCTGACCGTTCCTTCGGCGTAGGGGGCGGCATTGGTGACGACCCCCGTCGGCGTTCCATAGTCCGTGAGGTACTCATCTGCGATACCCTGGGACACCGTGGTCACAGAGGAAGCCCCGGCAAGGTAGCGCGAACACAGCCACCGCATGAACGGCGCAATGAACATCCGCCACTTGAGGTTGTCTTCCTTTTCCCTGGGCGCAAACTCATGCAGGTCGGCATGGACACCCAGCCTGGGTTCCAAGTCCAGAGCCAGCGGGAGTGTGTTGAGGTCGTTGGCCAAGATGACGTCAAACCGGCCCTTGGGCAGCACGGCCCGGGCTGACTGCACGGCAGGAAGGCCGTCATAAACTTTCGCGTACTGCCGCGTGATCAACCCGACCTTGTCCGATGGCCATCCCCGCGAGTCCTCGGGAAGCGCAAAATGCTCCGCCACGCCGTCGGGCGCCGCACCATAGGCGCACGTGGTCACACGGTATTTGTCCTTGAACAGTTCCACCTGCTTGAGCACCCGGGGGTCCGAGCGGATGGGCGAGAACGTCAGGATCAGCAGGGAGGGAAGCTCAGTCATATCCTCCATTATTGTCGATCGCAGGC
This genomic stretch from Arthrobacter dokdonellae harbors:
- a CDS encoding glycosyltransferase family protein; the protein is MTELPSLLILTFSPIRSDPRVLKQVELFKDKYRVTTCAYGAAPDGVAEHFALPEDSRGWPSDKVGLITRQYAKVYDGLPAVQSARAVLPKGRFDVILANDLNTLPLALDLEPRLGVHADLHEFAPREKEDNLKWRMFIAPFMRWLCSRYLAGASSVTTVSQGIADEYLTDYGTPTGVVTNAAPYAEGTVRMVGATVRLIHSAAGQRYRKLENFIEAMKDAPEWLSLDMIVMPNEPDYVAELKAQAASVPSISFREPVPYKQLVSTLSEYDVSVVFLPPTNFNLKNALPNKFFEAVQARIGLIVGPSPAMVGLVEEYGLGAITEGFSAESLRRTLWALTPESINTWKRAADAAARPLSAESQIAVWDAAIAKIAGSRHTAAS